Part of the Aquimarina sp. TRL1 genome, AGAGCCACAGGCAGCTTTGTTACACGCATTGGATGTCAACAGTAAGTTCGAAATACAACCGGGAATCAAAGACCACGCACTAGTTGCTGAATTTATAACCGAAATCAAAAAAATCACATCCCCTTCTAACACCACATCTAAAAACCGTTAAAACTAAAAACATGATCAGTTATCAAGCAGACGAAAAAGGATATTACGGAGATTTTGGAGGAGCTTATATCCCCGAAATGTTATATCCTAACGTAGAAGAACTACGCCAACAATATATACAAATTATGAACGAACCTTCTTTCCGGGAAGAATTCGATCAATTATTGAGAGATTATGTAGGGCGCCCCACTCCTCTCTACTATGCAAAACGTCTTTCGGAAAAATACTCGACCAATATCTACCTAAAAAGAGAAGATCTGAATCATACCGGAGCCCATAAGGTCAATAACACCATTGGGCAAATCCTTATGGCTAAAAAACTGGGGAAAAATAGAATTATCGCAGAAACTGGAGCTGGACAGCATGGTGTTGCCACAGCTACCGTGTGCGCCTTGATGGGAATTGAGTGCGTTGTTTATATGGGAGCCATTGATATCCAGCGCCAGGCTCCTAATGTAGCCCGTATGAAAATGTTGGGGGCAACTGTTATTCCTGCCATGTCAGGAAGCCGAACCTTAAAAGATGCAACCAATGAAGCTATCAGGGATTGGATCAATAACCCGGTAGATACGCATTATATTATAGGTTCTGTGGTAGGACCACATCCTTATCCGGATATGGTAGCCCGATTCCAGTCCGTAATATCAGAAGAAATCAAATCTCAATTACAAGAAAAAGAAGGAAGAGAAAATCCTGATTATGTTGTTGCTTGTGTTGGAGGAGGAAGTAATGCAGCTGGGGCTTTTTATCATTACCTCGATCAACCTGATGTAGGGATTATAGCTGTAGAAGCTGCCGGAAAAGGAATTGATACAGGAGAAAGTGCTGCAACTTCTGCATTGGGAAAAGAAGGAATTATCCACGGTAGTAAAACCTTGTTAATGCAAACTCCTGATGGACAAATCACAGAACCCTATTCCATCTCAGCCGGACTGGATTATCCAGGGGTTGGTCCTATGCACGCGAACTTGTTCCGTACAGGGAGAGGAGAGTTTATTTCTATTACCGATGAGGATGCAATGAAGGCAGGTCTGGAACTCTGTAAACTAGAAGGAATTATCCCTGCAATAGAATCTTCGCATGCGCTGGCAATTTTTGAAAAACGAACATTCACTCCGGAAGATATCGTTGTTGTCAACTTATCAGGACGAGGAGATAAAGATCTAAATACCTATATCGATTACTTTCAATTATAATCATCATCTTTTACCAAAGATTCAAAAATACGCTAATAACATGAACCGTATTCAACAAAAACTAAGCGAAGACAAAAAGATATTATCTGTTTATTTTACAGCAGGCTTTCCTGCAATTAATGATACCACTACCATCATCCGGGAACTAGAAAAAAACGGAGTTGATATGATAGAAATCGGATTGCCTTTTAGCGATCCGCTTGCCGATGGACCAACTATCCAGGAGAGTTCTACCCAGGCTTTAAAAAACGGAATGACTACAGAGCTTTTGTTTAATCAATTACAGGACATTCGCCAATCCGTAAAAAT contains:
- the trpB gene encoding tryptophan synthase subunit beta, encoding MSYQADEKGYYGDFGGAYIPEMLYPNVEELRQQYIQIMNEPSFREEFDQLLRDYVGRPTPLYYAKRLSEKYSTNIYLKREDLNHTGAHKVNNTIGQILMAKKLGKNRIIAETGAGQHGVATATVCALMGIECVVYMGAIDIQRQAPNVARMKMLGATVIPAMSGSRTLKDATNEAIRDWINNPVDTHYIIGSVVGPHPYPDMVARFQSVISEEIKSQLQEKEGRENPDYVVACVGGGSNAAGAFYHYLDQPDVGIIAVEAAGKGIDTGESAATSALGKEGIIHGSKTLLMQTPDGQITEPYSISAGLDYPGVGPMHANLFRTGRGEFISITDEDAMKAGLELCKLEGIIPAIESSHALAIFEKRTFTPEDIVVVNLSGRGDKDLNTYIDYFQL